In the genome of Planifilum fimeticola, one region contains:
- a CDS encoding class I adenylate-forming enzyme family protein produces MTNGVIGDLLRHRTRLSPDLEAVVTPTRRLTYREYNEIVNRLAHFLLQNNVQKGDRVAILSKNLHPFPVIYLAAAKIGAVTVPINWRQKTDEIKYILENCTPKVLFYDGDFKQVTPLLGSLPFIQQEIRIANGEDTTGFEHLIQGYPADEPEADVEENDPALIIYTSGTTGRPKGVVCTHANLDSGANSIVRTLDLRYRDRFLFVTPLFHISGMVFIITALARGITLVLNTQFHPVQIWNLIESEKITGMFSVPSMLNYMYEMVKTQDIMAPTLRMIICGGSRVPEHLISGMHEWGFHVIQVYGATEFTGAATFWMPEMGMKSCGSAGKPVFSTEMKIVDPVTGEALPPGEIGEVVCRGPLTFAGYWNNPEATEEVIRNGWYHTRDVGYMDDDGFLYVVDRLRDMIITSGEKVFPAQVESVIEQLEEVAEVAVVGVKHPVWGELARAYVVLKEGARITEEEVLTHARKHMADHYLHEVEFVKELPKNSMGKVMKHVLRQHANRQGA; encoded by the coding sequence GTGACCAACGGCGTCATCGGAGATCTGCTTCGACATCGAACGCGGCTGTCACCGGATCTGGAAGCAGTGGTTACGCCCACCAGGCGGCTGACGTATCGCGAGTACAACGAGATCGTCAACCGGCTTGCCCATTTTCTCCTTCAAAACAACGTCCAAAAAGGAGACCGGGTCGCCATTCTCAGCAAAAATCTCCACCCGTTTCCGGTCATCTACCTCGCCGCGGCCAAGATCGGCGCCGTCACCGTGCCCATCAACTGGCGTCAGAAGACCGATGAAATCAAGTACATATTGGAAAACTGCACACCGAAGGTGCTCTTCTACGATGGCGATTTCAAGCAGGTGACCCCGCTTCTGGGGAGCCTCCCCTTCATCCAGCAGGAGATCCGCATCGCCAACGGGGAGGACACGACCGGCTTCGAGCACCTGATCCAGGGGTATCCGGCGGATGAACCCGAGGCGGACGTGGAGGAAAACGATCCCGCCCTGATCATCTACACCTCGGGCACCACCGGGCGCCCGAAGGGGGTCGTCTGCACCCACGCCAACCTCGACAGCGGAGCCAACTCCATTGTGAGGACCCTCGACCTGCGGTACCGGGACCGGTTTTTGTTCGTCACCCCCCTCTTCCATATCAGCGGGATGGTTTTCATCATCACGGCACTGGCCCGCGGGATCACCCTGGTTCTCAACACCCAGTTTCATCCGGTGCAGATCTGGAATCTGATCGAATCGGAGAAGATCACGGGCATGTTTTCGGTTCCCTCCATGCTCAACTACATGTATGAGATGGTGAAGACCCAGGACATCATGGCGCCGACGCTCCGCATGATCATTTGCGGCGGGTCCCGGGTTCCGGAACATCTGATCTCCGGAATGCACGAGTGGGGCTTCCATGTGATTCAGGTATACGGCGCCACCGAATTCACAGGCGCCGCCACCTTCTGGATGCCGGAGATGGGGATGAAATCCTGCGGCTCCGCGGGCAAACCGGTCTTCTCAACCGAGATGAAGATCGTCGATCCCGTCACGGGCGAAGCCCTGCCGCCGGGCGAAATCGGCGAAGTGGTTTGCCGGGGGCCCCTCACCTTCGCCGGATACTGGAACAACCCGGAGGCCACGGAAGAGGTGATCCGCAACGGTTGGTACCACACCCGCGACGTGGGCTATATGGATGACGACGGCTTCCTCTACGTCGTGGACCGCCTGCGGGACATGATCATCACCAGCGGGGAGAAGGTGTTCCCCGCCCAGGTGGAGTCCGTGATCGAGCAGCTGGAGGAAGTGGCGGAAGTCGCCGTCGTCGGCGTCAAGCACCCGGTGTGGGGAGAGCTGGCCCGGGCCTATGTGGTCCTGAAGGAAGGCGCCCGGATCACGGAAGAAGAGGTCCTCACCCATGCGCGGAAACACATGGCCGACCACTACCTGCACGAAGTGGAGTTCGTCAAGGAACTCCCGAAAAACAGCATGGGCAAAGTGATGAAGCATGTTCTCCGCCAACACGCCAACCGGCAGGGGGCTTGA
- a CDS encoding class I adenylate-forming enzyme family protein, producing MTNGVIGDLLRHRTRLSPDLEAVVTPTRRLTYREYNEIVNRLAHFLLQNNVQKGDRVAILSKNLHPFPVIYLAAAKIGAITVPINWRQKTDEIKYILENCTPKVLFYDGDFKQVTPLLGSLPFIQQEIRIANGEDTTGFEHLIQGYPADEPEADVEENDPALIIYTSGTTGRPKGVVCTHANVFHAVIGNLTTLDLRYRDRFLFVTPLFHISGTTFIIGALLRGITLVLNTQFHPVQIWNLIESEKITGMFSVPSMLSYMYEMVKTQDIMAPTLRMIICGGSRVPEHLISGMHEWGYQVIQVYGATEYSGSITYWMPEMGMDKCSSVGKSQYLTEMKIVDPVTGEALPPGEIGEVVCRGPLVFAGYWNNPEATEEVIRNGWYHTRDAGYMDDDGFLYVVDRLRDMIITSGEKVFPAQVESVIGQLEEVAEAAVVGVKHPVWGELARAYVVLKEGAQISEEEIIAHVRKHMADYSLHEVEFVKELPKNSMGKVMKYVLRQHANRQGA from the coding sequence GTGACCAACGGCGTCATCGGAGATCTGCTTCGACATCGAACGCGGCTGTCACCGGATCTGGAAGCGGTGGTTACGCCCACCAGGCGGCTGACGTATCGCGAGTACAACGAAATCGTCAACCGGCTTGCCCATTTTCTCCTTCAAAACAACGTCCAAAAAGGAGACCGGGTCGCCATTCTCAGCAAAAATCTCCACCCGTTTCCGGTCATCTACCTCGCCGCGGCCAAGATCGGCGCCATCACCGTGCCCATCAACTGGCGTCAGAAGACCGATGAAATCAAGTACATATTGGAAAACTGCACGCCGAAGGTGCTCTTCTACGATGGCGATTTCAAGCAGGTGACCCCGCTTCTGGGGAGCCTCCCCTTCATCCAGCAGGAGATCCGCATCGCCAACGGGGAAGACACGACCGGCTTCGAGCACCTGATCCAGGGGTATCCGGCGGATGAACCCGAGGCGGACGTGGAGGAAAACGATCCCGCCCTGATCATCTACACCTCGGGCACCACCGGGCGCCCAAAGGGGGTCGTCTGCACCCACGCCAATGTGTTCCATGCCGTGATCGGCAACTTGACCACCCTCGACCTGCGGTACCGGGACCGGTTTTTGTTCGTCACCCCCCTCTTCCACATCAGCGGGACGACGTTCATCATCGGCGCGCTCCTGCGGGGAATCACCCTGGTTCTCAACACCCAGTTTCATCCGGTGCAGATCTGGAATCTGATCGAATCGGAGAAGATCACGGGCATGTTTTCGGTTCCCTCCATGCTCAGCTACATGTATGAGATGGTGAAGACCCAGGACATCATGGCGCCGACGCTCCGCATGATCATATGCGGCGGGTCCCGGGTTCCGGAGCACCTGATCTCCGGTATGCACGAATGGGGCTATCAGGTGATACAGGTGTACGGTGCCACCGAATACTCGGGATCGATCACGTACTGGATGCCGGAGATGGGTATGGACAAATGTTCCTCTGTCGGCAAATCCCAGTACTTGACTGAGATGAAGATCGTCGATCCCGTCACGGGCGAAGCCCTGCCGCCGGGCGAAATCGGCGAAGTGGTTTGCCGGGGGCCCCTCGTCTTCGCAGGATACTGGAACAACCCGGAGGCCACGGAAGAAGTGATCCGCAACGGTTGGTACCACACCCGCGACGCGGGCTATATGGATGACGACGGCTTCCTCTACGTCGTGGACCGCCTGCGGGACATGATCATCACCAGCGGAGAGAAGGTGTTCCCCGCCCAGGTGGAGTCCGTGATCGGACAGCTGGAGGAAGTGGCGGAAGCCGCCGTCGTCGGCGTCAAGCACCCGGTGTGGGGAGAGCTAGCCCGGGCCTATGTGGTCCTGAAGGAAGGCGCCCAAATCTCGGAAGAAGAAATCATCGCCCACGTGCGGAAGCATATGGCGGACTACAGCCTGCACGAAGTGGAGTTCGTCAAGGAACTCCCGAAAAACAGCATGGGCAAAGTGATGAAATATGTCCTGCGCCAACACGCCAACCGGCAGGGGGCTTGA
- the lhgO gene encoding L-2-hydroxyglutarate oxidase, which yields MFDFTIIGGGIVGISTAYHLVSSAPGAKVLVLEKEKALGLHQTGRNSGVIHSGIYYRPGSLKARFAVEGSRAMYDFCRRHDIPHERCGKVIVAVRDEERPQLEALYRRGVANGLRLEKWSPEELREREPHVRGLEALYVPDTGIVDFRRVLQVLAAMAEEKGAEIRTSAEVEEIEEHREFTEVHTSGETVRTRFLINCAGLFSDRIARRARVSLDLKIVPFRGEYYELRPEKRHLVKNLIYPVPNPAFPFLGVHFTRMIDGTVHVGPNAVLALKREGYRKRDIRLGDALEVLTYPAFWKIAFRYMREGIGEMVRSFSKSAMVKMIRQYLPELTSDDLVPAPAGVRAQALSRDGRLVDDFVILRSERGMHVCNAPSPAATASLKIGFHIAGQVLERCETA from the coding sequence ATGTTTGACTTTACGATCATCGGCGGAGGGATTGTGGGGATCTCCACGGCGTATCATCTGGTCTCCTCCGCCCCGGGAGCGAAGGTCCTGGTGTTGGAGAAGGAAAAGGCCCTCGGGCTGCATCAGACGGGCCGCAACAGCGGGGTGATTCATTCCGGCATCTACTATCGTCCGGGAAGCTTAAAGGCGCGTTTCGCCGTTGAGGGAAGCCGGGCGATGTACGACTTCTGCAGGAGACACGACATTCCCCACGAGCGGTGCGGAAAGGTGATCGTGGCGGTCAGGGATGAGGAACGGCCGCAGTTGGAGGCCCTGTATCGCCGGGGAGTTGCCAATGGTTTGCGACTTGAAAAATGGAGTCCGGAGGAGCTCAGGGAGAGGGAGCCCCACGTCCGGGGGCTGGAGGCCCTTTACGTTCCGGACACGGGGATCGTGGATTTCAGGCGGGTACTGCAGGTGCTGGCGGCGATGGCGGAGGAGAAGGGGGCCGAGATCCGGACCTCCGCCGAAGTGGAGGAGATCGAGGAGCACCGGGAATTTACGGAGGTGCACACAAGCGGCGAAACGGTGCGGACGCGGTTTTTGATCAACTGTGCCGGGTTGTTCAGCGACCGGATCGCCCGAAGGGCCCGGGTTTCGCTTGATCTGAAGATCGTACCCTTCCGCGGGGAGTATTATGAGCTTCGTCCGGAAAAGCGCCATCTGGTGAAGAACCTGATCTATCCCGTACCCAATCCGGCGTTTCCCTTTCTCGGGGTTCACTTTACGCGCATGATCGACGGGACGGTGCACGTGGGACCGAACGCAGTGTTGGCTCTGAAGCGGGAGGGGTACCGAAAGCGAGACATCCGTTTGGGGGATGCGCTGGAGGTGCTTACTTATCCCGCCTTCTGGAAGATCGCCTTCCGGTACATGCGCGAGGGAATCGGTGAAATGGTCCGTTCCTTCAGCAAAAGTGCCATGGTGAAGATGATCCGGCAATACCTCCCGGAGCTGACATCCGACGACCTCGTTCCCGCGCCGGCGGGAGTGCGCGCCCAGGCGCTGTCCAGGGACGGCCGGCTGGTGGATGACTTTGTGATCCTTCGTTCCGAACGGGGGATGCACGTATGCAACGCACCGTCACCGGCGGCCACCGCCTCCCTCAAGATCGGCTTCCACATCGCCGGCCAGGTTCTCGAACGCTGTGAGACGGCGTAG
- a CDS encoding ABC transporter permease gives MRRERFRGTGSLIKLLFRKDRLKIAVWLAGILLVTVSAASAYPTVYKTEEDLAGFALTMKNPAMKAMLGPGYDTSDFTTSLAFATEMLMFSAIAAAVMNILLVGGATRTDEEEGRLELIRSLPVGRLAYLGAALVEALIVNGLLALLIGAVLSRTDLDGLTTESAFLYGALLGSAGVLFAGITALCAQLAETSRGAQGFAFGALIALYVLRAVGDVEAEAASLLSPLGWVSRAYVFLENEWWPVWMTAAAAALLIALSFYLHAVRDMGAGFLPARKGRARATALLRTPFGFVLRQQRTTVFFWAIGLFLLSASFGAILGELETYYGDMELILQMLGEDDSDLTKQFLTLLIVIVTLFSIVPALLTVLKLQGEENQSRSELFYSGAVSRWTMMFSYGAAALLVSALMQIMVALGIWSAGASVLEGVATFGELVQSVLVYLPAMWVVLGLALLLIGFAPRAVHLVWLYFTFCFIAVYFGDLLRFPDWLSGISAFHHVPELLVESFRPEPVLVLFLLSLLFTLAGYAGYRRRDITG, from the coding sequence ATGAGGAGGGAACGTTTCAGAGGCACCGGAAGCCTGATCAAGCTCCTGTTCCGGAAGGACCGCCTGAAAATCGCCGTCTGGTTGGCCGGCATCCTTCTGGTCACGGTGTCGGCGGCGTCCGCCTACCCGACCGTCTACAAGACGGAGGAAGATCTCGCGGGTTTTGCCCTGACCATGAAAAACCCCGCCATGAAAGCGATGCTGGGCCCGGGATACGATACGTCCGACTTCACCACGTCCTTGGCCTTTGCCACCGAAATGCTGATGTTTTCCGCCATCGCCGCGGCGGTGATGAATATTTTGCTCGTCGGCGGAGCGACCCGGACCGATGAAGAGGAGGGGCGGCTGGAGCTGATCCGTTCCCTGCCGGTGGGGCGATTGGCCTATCTGGGCGCCGCGCTGGTGGAAGCCCTGATCGTCAACGGATTGCTGGCCCTGCTGATCGGAGCGGTGCTCAGCCGCACCGACCTGGACGGCCTGACGACGGAGAGCGCCTTTTTGTACGGGGCCCTTCTGGGGAGCGCGGGCGTCCTCTTCGCCGGCATCACCGCCCTGTGCGCTCAGCTCGCGGAAACCTCCCGGGGAGCGCAGGGGTTTGCCTTCGGCGCCCTGATCGCCCTTTACGTCCTGCGGGCGGTCGGGGATGTGGAGGCGGAGGCGGCATCCCTCCTTTCGCCCCTGGGATGGGTGTCCAGGGCCTATGTGTTCCTGGAAAACGAGTGGTGGCCGGTTTGGATGACGGCGGCGGCCGCGGCTCTTCTCATCGCCCTTTCCTTTTACCTCCACGCCGTCCGCGACATGGGCGCCGGGTTCCTCCCCGCCCGCAAGGGGAGGGCGCGTGCCACCGCCTTGTTGAGGACTCCCTTCGGCTTTGTCCTGCGCCAGCAGAGGACGACCGTCTTTTTCTGGGCGATCGGCCTCTTCCTGCTCAGCGCTTCCTTCGGAGCGATTCTCGGGGAATTGGAAACCTATTACGGCGACATGGAGTTGATCCTGCAGATGTTGGGAGAGGACGACTCCGACTTGACGAAACAATTTTTGACGCTGCTCATCGTCATCGTCACCCTGTTCAGCATCGTTCCCGCCCTCCTGACCGTGTTGAAGTTGCAGGGGGAGGAAAACCAGAGCCGGTCCGAACTGTTTTACAGCGGAGCCGTATCCCGGTGGACCATGATGTTTTCCTACGGCGCCGCCGCGCTGCTCGTCTCGGCGTTGATGCAGATCATGGTCGCCCTGGGCATCTGGTCGGCGGGGGCTTCGGTCCTGGAGGGGGTCGCAACCTTTGGGGAGCTGGTTCAATCCGTCCTCGTCTATCTTCCGGCCATGTGGGTGGTGCTCGGCCTCGCCCTCCTGTTGATCGGTTTTGCGCCGAGGGCGGTTCACCTGGTTTGGCTGTATTTCACCTTTTGCTTCATCGCCGTTTATTTCGGCGATCTATTGAGATTTCCCGATTGGCTGAGCGGGATTTCCGCCTTTCACCACGTGCCGGAGCTGTTGGTGGAATCCTTCCGTCCGGAACCTGTACTCGTGCTCTTCCTGCTTTCTCTCCTCTTCACCCTTGCGGGTTACGCCGGGTACCGGAGGAGGGATATCACCGGGTAA
- a CDS encoding ABC transporter ATP-binding protein, whose translation MSVIEVRRVTKRFRNFTALDSIDLTVGEGEVYGFIGPNGAGKSTTIRILLGMLKATSGSARIFGKDVWKDAVEIHRRIAYVPGDVNLWPNLTGGEVIDLLLKLRGNGNQNKREELLERFGLDPRKKCRTYSKGNRQKVALVAAFAQDADLYLLDEPTSGLDPLMERTFQECVREAKAEGKTVFLSSHILSEVEKLCDKVAIIRQGKIIEEGSLADLRHLTRMNVILRTKRPPDGLRELKGVHHLEERDGALNFQVDGEELDAVIRHICRFGIEQLECLPPTLEDLFMRYYEGAEAGGTAE comes from the coding sequence ATGAGCGTCATCGAGGTGAGGCGCGTCACGAAGCGGTTCAGGAATTTCACCGCCCTCGATTCCATCGATCTGACTGTCGGCGAAGGGGAGGTCTACGGTTTCATCGGGCCCAACGGAGCCGGAAAATCGACGACGATTCGGATTTTGCTCGGGATGCTGAAGGCGACGAGCGGTTCGGCGCGGATTTTCGGGAAAGACGTGTGGAAGGATGCGGTGGAGATCCATCGGCGGATCGCCTACGTCCCCGGCGATGTGAACCTGTGGCCCAATCTGACCGGGGGCGAGGTCATCGATCTGCTGTTGAAACTGAGGGGAAACGGAAATCAGAACAAAAGGGAAGAGCTGTTGGAGCGGTTCGGATTGGACCCGCGGAAAAAGTGTCGCACCTACTCCAAGGGGAACCGGCAAAAGGTGGCCCTGGTGGCCGCCTTCGCCCAGGATGCCGATCTGTACCTGTTGGATGAGCCTACCTCCGGATTGGATCCCTTGATGGAGCGCACCTTCCAGGAATGCGTCCGGGAAGCCAAGGCGGAGGGGAAGACGGTGTTTTTGTCCAGCCACATCCTGTCCGAAGTGGAGAAATTGTGCGATAAGGTGGCGATCATCCGGCAGGGGAAGATCATCGAAGAAGGTTCCCTCGCCGATCTGCGCCATCTGACCCGCATGAACGTCATCCTCCGGACGAAGCGGCCGCCGGACGGTCTGCGGGAACTTAAGGGAGTCCATCACCTGGAGGAAAGGGACGGCGCGTTGAATTTCCAGGTGGACGGGGAGGAGCTGGATGCGGTGATCCGGCACATCTGCCGGTTCGGCATTGAACAGTTGGAATGCCTGCCGCCCACCCTGGAGGACCTCTTCATGCGGTATTACGAGGGCGCGGAAGCCGGGGGGACGGCGGAATGA
- a CDS encoding TetR/AcrR family transcriptional regulator: MGYALKSFEKLDSDKQNRIIRAALKEFGEQGYDRASTNRIVQEAGIGKGMLFYYFNSKKELYWHLIDLSLDAVQREFLDKIDDSIDDVIDRLAHISRVKWQFFTEHPEISRFLTHFFLTDAEDLPIELKGKLDRVMRYGFGKVYENKKYDRGRFRDDVDPDRARQLIEWAIKGYAGDMMERFKQKKPEPAEFQRLWDEFEQYLHILKTCFYKQGGEEG, from the coding sequence ATGGGATACGCACTCAAGTCCTTCGAAAAGTTGGATTCGGACAAGCAGAATCGGATCATCCGCGCGGCCTTGAAGGAATTCGGAGAACAGGGATACGACCGGGCCTCCACCAACCGGATCGTTCAGGAAGCCGGGATCGGAAAGGGGATGCTGTTCTATTACTTCAACAGCAAGAAGGAGCTTTACTGGCATCTGATAGATCTCAGCCTGGACGCTGTGCAACGGGAGTTTTTGGACAAAATCGACGACTCGATCGACGATGTGATCGACCGTCTGGCCCATATCTCCCGGGTGAAATGGCAATTTTTCACCGAACATCCGGAGATCAGCCGTTTTTTGACCCACTTCTTCCTGACGGATGCGGAGGACCTGCCGATCGAGCTGAAGGGGAAACTGGATCGGGTGATGCGTTACGGATTCGGCAAGGTCTATGAGAACAAGAAGTATGACCGCGGCCGGTTCCGGGACGACGTGGATCCCGATCGGGCCCGTCAATTGATCGAATGGGCGATCAAGGGATATGCCGGCGACATGATGGAGCGGTTCAAACAAAAAAAGCCGGAGCCCGCGGAGTTTCAGCGCCTGTGGGACGAGTTTGAACAATACCTTCATATTTTGAAAACGTGCTTTTACAAGCAGGGGGGAGAAGAGGGATGA
- a CDS encoding SIS domain-containing protein has translation MLEDYFQRVHELLTLIEKEEGDRLREAARRVAEGLRRGGIVQLFGCGHSHLLTEEVFYRAGGLVPVKPILIEPLMLHEGAVRSSRLERQNGYAATFLADQDFREEDVVFVLSTSGRNPVPVDVALYAKTQGACVIAITSLKYAQSQPPRHHGGKRLHEVVDLVIDNHAPVGDALLTHPKVDVPFAPSSTVTGATLLNGILAEAVALLAESGVEPPVFLSGNLEGADGHNKRLIARYRKRIPLLDGEDE, from the coding sequence ATGCTGGAGGATTATTTTCAAAGGGTCCATGAGCTGCTCACCTTGATCGAAAAGGAGGAAGGCGACCGGCTGCGGGAGGCCGCCCGCCGGGTCGCGGAAGGGTTGCGGCGGGGCGGGATCGTCCAGCTGTTCGGCTGCGGCCATTCGCACCTGTTGACGGAGGAGGTGTTTTACCGGGCCGGGGGGCTGGTGCCGGTCAAGCCGATTCTGATCGAACCCCTGATGCTGCACGAAGGGGCCGTCCGCTCCTCCCGGCTGGAGCGGCAAAACGGCTATGCCGCGACCTTTTTGGCGGATCAGGATTTTCGGGAGGAGGACGTGGTGTTCGTCCTCTCCACCTCCGGCCGCAACCCGGTGCCCGTCGACGTGGCCTTGTACGCCAAAACGCAGGGAGCCTGCGTGATCGCGATCACCTCCCTGAAGTACGCGCAAAGCCAGCCGCCGCGCCATCATGGCGGCAAGCGACTGCACGAGGTGGTCGATCTGGTCATCGACAATCACGCGCCGGTCGGGGATGCCCTGCTGACGCACCCCAAGGTGGACGTTCCCTTCGCCCCCTCGTCCACGGTGACCGGGGCGACCCTCTTAAACGGCATCCTGGCCGAGGCCGTCGCCCTGCTGGCCGAGAGCGGCGTGGAGCCGCCGGTTTTTCTGAGCGGCAACCTCGAGGGCGCCGACGGGCACAACAAGCGCCTGATCGCCCGGTACCGGAAGCGGATCCCGCTTTTGGACGGCGAGGACGAATAG
- a CDS encoding creatininase family protein yields the protein MRYDHLSSFDFREAVRKARYTALLPVGAVEAHGPHLPLGTDNLLAERLARRVAERTGALQLPVLPYGQVWSLRRFPGSLHVSNETLIRLIVDIGRSLHFQGVRILGVINGHLGNAPALKEAARILYDEIRELKVYHFFYPGTREAIREVRETPAVHAAYFHACELETSYMLYLAEEFVDMERAIRDVPAFPEEADLTPTPWEEITETAVLGDATLATKEKGKRVIDAAVDKMAEILRREQERLAEAPG from the coding sequence GTGCGGTACGATCATTTGAGTTCCTTTGATTTTCGGGAGGCGGTCCGAAAGGCCCGTTACACTGCCCTGCTTCCGGTGGGGGCGGTGGAGGCCCACGGTCCCCATCTTCCCCTGGGGACGGACAATCTGCTGGCGGAGCGCCTGGCCCGGCGGGTGGCCGAACGGACCGGCGCGCTTCAGCTGCCCGTTCTTCCCTACGGCCAGGTCTGGAGCCTTCGCCGCTTTCCGGGTAGCCTCCACGTCTCCAATGAGACCCTGATCCGGCTGATCGTCGACATCGGCCGAAGCCTCCACTTTCAGGGGGTTCGCATCCTGGGGGTGATCAACGGACACCTGGGCAACGCTCCGGCCCTGAAGGAGGCGGCCCGAATCCTCTACGACGAAATCCGGGAGCTGAAGGTGTACCATTTCTTTTATCCCGGGACCCGGGAGGCGATCCGGGAAGTGCGGGAGACGCCGGCGGTCCACGCCGCCTATTTTCACGCCTGCGAACTGGAAACCTCCTACATGCTCTATCTCGCCGAAGAATTCGTGGACATGGAGCGGGCGATCCGGGACGTGCCGGCGTTTCCGGAGGAGGCGGATCTGACTCCGACGCCCTGGGAGGAGATCACGGAGACGGCCGTCCTCGGCGATGCGACCCTCGCCACGAAGGAGAAGGGGAAAAGGGTGATCGATGCGGCGGTGGACAAAATGGCGGAAATCCTGCGGAGGGAGCAGGAGCGGTTGGCTGAGGCGCCTGGATGA
- a CDS encoding phosphotriesterase family protein produces MSFVRTLTGDIDPQEMGFTYSHEHLVCIPPYWRERGEDDLLLDDKEKTKRDVLDFKRHGGRTIVDATAVDYGRRVEEVKAIAEETGIFVIGTAGFNKSFLWSAQLPERLRGLIGDYETYYRWIDEASIHQLAEFVIREVEEGLEGTPCKGGQVKFGTGYNRITPLEIKTIRAVARAHHETKAPIHSHTESGTMALEQMEILREEGVDLSCVSFGHMDRNPDPYYHEQVAKTGAFLCFDGIGKIKYGPESMRIDCILSLVEKGYEDQILISGDTARKSYYKHYDHGLGLAYIIAKWVPRLVDEADRRGLDGERLVRKFFFDNPARCFAFKT; encoded by the coding sequence GTGAGTTTTGTGCGCACCCTGACGGGAGACATCGATCCGCAGGAGATGGGATTCACCTATTCCCACGAACATCTCGTCTGCATCCCGCCCTACTGGCGGGAGCGGGGGGAGGACGATCTGCTTCTGGACGACAAGGAAAAGACGAAGCGGGACGTGCTGGACTTCAAGCGTCACGGCGGCCGGACGATCGTGGATGCGACGGCGGTCGACTACGGCCGCCGCGTGGAGGAAGTGAAGGCGATCGCCGAGGAGACGGGAATCTTCGTGATCGGCACCGCCGGCTTCAACAAGAGCTTTTTATGGTCGGCGCAGCTGCCGGAGCGCCTGAGAGGGCTGATCGGGGACTATGAAACCTATTATCGGTGGATCGACGAGGCTTCCATCCATCAACTGGCCGAATTCGTGATCCGGGAAGTGGAGGAGGGCTTGGAGGGAACGCCCTGCAAGGGCGGCCAGGTGAAGTTCGGAACGGGGTACAACCGCATCACGCCGCTGGAGATCAAGACGATCCGGGCGGTGGCCCGCGCCCATCACGAGACGAAGGCGCCGATCCATTCCCACACGGAGTCGGGCACGATGGCCCTGGAGCAGATGGAGATTTTGAGGGAGGAGGGGGTGGATCTCTCCTGCGTCAGCTTCGGACACATGGACCGCAACCCGGATCCCTATTACCACGAACAGGTGGCCAAGACCGGGGCGTTTCTCTGCTTTGACGGGATCGGCAAGATCAAATACGGGCCGGAGAGCATGCGGATCGATTGCATCTTGTCGCTGGTGGAGAAGGGATACGAGGACCAGATCCTGATCAGCGGCGACACCGCCCGGAAAAGTTACTACAAGCATTATGACCACGGGTTGGGGTTGGCGTACATCATCGCCAAGTGGGTGCCTCGGCTGGTGGATGAGGCGGACCGGAGGGGGTTGGACGGGGAGCGGCTGGTCCGCAAGTTTTTCTTCGATAATCCCGCCCGGTGTTTCGCCTTTAAAACTTGA